The Microbacter sp. GSS18 genome has a segment encoding these proteins:
- a CDS encoding BTAD domain-containing putative transcriptional regulator, with amino-acid sequence MAIDVLGPVRVESASLYPRELAVLAALVVRDGQPITAQELAEVVWSGTDPPATWNKQIQAAIARLRKTLGAARIVTTAVGYHLDIDPDEIDARRFEALVSRARDLHRAGEPDRAGAAYRRGLDLWRGRPYEEISGWPEATAAASDLEHLRVEAGEGMLRARLDAGDAVGVIPEAERLVRDEPLRESRWTLLALACYRAGRQADALAVLRSARERLADELGVDAGQEIQQLEAAILRQDEALSSGLPAAPMRTDCPYRGLGTYQERDADDFFGREDEIATATRRLDAIGLLVVTGASGSGKSSLVRAGVVPSLRRRGRRVLVLGPDPAIADSLRSATSGRTSTDAVVVDQFEEVLQSGDGIAGDVAALLAAFVRDGGRAIITVRSDFLDRCAADPSLGPMLSESVLVVSPMGDDDLRRVIEEPAARAGLRLEPGLVELILRDAAGAPGVLPHLSHALAETWVRREGPVLTVAGYEATGGIGGAIAQSADRLYSGLDSDDQALCRSTMLQLVALAPDGLPVRRRLFAASLRDDPAHARLFGQLAHARLVSVEGDSVVLAHESLTRAWPRFRAWVQEGAEDLMVLGHLETGAQAWEDGGRSDDDLARGGRLQTIIELRERLGPSLSPVEVAYLDASLAHEQDEKRALEAAAAAERRQNRRLRFAIAGVVGMLVVALVAGGLALRSASSEAAVAQDARIDSLTNSSAALQDSNRIVSALIAAESYRRWPEDPRTRGQLLAVLASADGVENMFVPGTEDRIGSAMIPGTDTALVLRDRQYPEIRNVDTGELDRTLDLELPKPFSTRRPFVMVSADGSIATVATDYLDPDAEDPSALEAFGSWFTVIDLSSGRVVGGEPTLLERWVNTYALSPSGRYAAYVPADGGIVVVDVPDARVRFESELAVEAEPARNFAGAVGFAADDTLLVGTASGELLSVDPDTFEVTRAVTIPEGTADLEIVAADDGGTITCGALGAVRLDADGELVWRQEFPEGCRRIAPSPTTDTVFLHDFATGITERRMDTGAPTGRTLDYQIGDPGEMWVREGGDEVLFFSAMSPSIGRWRLDGALASGELVAPGLAVSAGFDPSGEWVLLEEPEAPFAETRDYTVWNVAEEEAVLSLPGTNAYWAGSGIIRTVTAERENFYYDVTTGQSWPAPVHDYERTAEPFTTAEVDTSRAGDVTYDMDCCVGVVTALDPRTGESSGVEFARRGPALFADTTEDGGTVVFSGYDDENGGWQLSVHDTSTGELLADTYGADYFASVVTGGDLIITGSSSRLIVLDLDLEPLAELRAPSSAGIRDLEVSADDGTLLATMDGGGVAVYDLDAGVMLGEPLPTARNRVFAATLDPSGDWMLASTSTGVVRWSLDPATWLDQVCKVAGRNFTELEWDTHMSGLGEYRETCDVPDE; translated from the coding sequence ATGGCTATCGACGTCCTGGGGCCCGTACGCGTCGAGTCGGCTTCGCTCTATCCGAGGGAGCTGGCCGTCCTCGCCGCGCTCGTCGTCCGCGACGGGCAGCCCATCACTGCGCAGGAGCTGGCGGAGGTCGTCTGGTCCGGTACGGATCCGCCCGCGACGTGGAACAAGCAGATCCAGGCCGCGATAGCCCGATTGCGCAAGACTCTGGGCGCCGCACGCATCGTCACGACCGCGGTGGGGTATCACCTCGACATCGACCCGGACGAGATCGACGCTCGACGATTCGAAGCGCTCGTGTCGCGCGCGCGCGACCTGCACCGCGCGGGCGAGCCGGACCGTGCGGGCGCCGCATACCGCAGAGGCCTCGACCTGTGGCGAGGCCGGCCGTACGAGGAGATCTCGGGTTGGCCCGAGGCGACAGCCGCGGCATCCGATCTGGAGCATCTGCGGGTCGAGGCCGGTGAGGGGATGCTGCGCGCGCGACTGGATGCCGGCGACGCCGTCGGCGTCATCCCCGAGGCCGAGAGGCTCGTCCGCGACGAGCCGCTGCGAGAGTCGCGCTGGACGCTGCTCGCGCTGGCCTGCTACCGCGCCGGGCGCCAAGCGGACGCGCTGGCCGTGCTGCGGTCGGCGCGTGAACGCCTCGCCGACGAACTCGGCGTCGACGCCGGGCAGGAGATCCAGCAGCTGGAAGCCGCGATCCTCCGGCAGGACGAGGCTCTGAGCTCCGGACTACCGGCGGCGCCGATGCGCACCGACTGCCCATATCGCGGCCTCGGGACATACCAGGAGCGCGACGCCGACGACTTCTTCGGCCGCGAGGACGAGATCGCGACCGCCACCCGGCGCCTGGACGCGATCGGACTCCTCGTCGTCACCGGCGCCTCCGGGTCCGGAAAGTCCTCGCTCGTCCGGGCGGGCGTCGTCCCGTCGCTGCGACGGCGGGGTCGACGGGTACTCGTGCTCGGGCCCGACCCCGCCATCGCCGACTCGCTGCGCAGCGCGACGAGCGGGCGAACCTCTACCGATGCCGTCGTCGTCGACCAGTTCGAAGAGGTCCTCCAATCCGGTGACGGCATTGCAGGCGACGTCGCGGCACTCCTCGCTGCCTTCGTGCGCGACGGCGGCAGGGCGATCATCACCGTGCGCTCGGACTTCCTCGACCGCTGCGCCGCGGACCCGTCGCTCGGCCCGATGCTGTCCGAGAGCGTGCTCGTCGTCTCGCCGATGGGCGACGACGATCTGAGACGCGTGATCGAGGAGCCCGCAGCGCGTGCGGGGCTCCGCCTCGAGCCCGGGCTGGTCGAACTCATCCTCCGCGATGCCGCGGGCGCGCCGGGAGTTCTCCCCCACCTCTCCCATGCCCTCGCTGAGACGTGGGTACGCCGCGAGGGTCCGGTCCTGACGGTCGCCGGGTACGAGGCCACAGGTGGCATCGGCGGCGCCATCGCTCAATCCGCCGACCGGCTCTACTCCGGTCTCGACAGCGACGACCAGGCCCTGTGCCGCTCCACAATGCTCCAGCTGGTCGCGCTCGCACCGGACGGACTGCCCGTCCGCCGGCGTCTGTTCGCAGCGTCGTTGCGGGACGACCCCGCCCACGCACGCCTGTTCGGGCAACTCGCGCACGCCCGGCTCGTGAGCGTCGAGGGCGATTCGGTCGTCCTCGCCCACGAATCGCTCACACGCGCCTGGCCGCGCTTCCGCGCGTGGGTGCAGGAGGGTGCGGAGGATCTCATGGTGCTCGGCCACCTCGAGACGGGCGCGCAGGCGTGGGAGGACGGCGGCCGGTCCGACGACGACCTCGCTCGCGGCGGACGCCTGCAGACGATCATCGAACTCCGCGAGCGCCTCGGCCCGAGCCTCAGTCCCGTCGAGGTCGCCTACCTCGATGCATCCCTCGCTCACGAGCAGGACGAGAAGCGCGCGCTCGAGGCGGCCGCCGCAGCCGAGCGGCGACAGAACCGTCGCCTTCGGTTCGCGATCGCCGGAGTGGTCGGCATGCTCGTCGTCGCGCTCGTCGCCGGCGGCCTCGCGCTGCGCAGCGCTTCGAGCGAAGCCGCCGTGGCCCAGGACGCGAGGATCGACTCGCTGACGAATTCCTCCGCGGCGCTGCAGGACTCGAACCGGATCGTGTCCGCCCTGATCGCCGCCGAGTCGTACCGGCGATGGCCCGAGGATCCACGCACCCGCGGCCAGCTGCTCGCCGTGCTCGCGTCGGCGGACGGCGTCGAGAACATGTTCGTGCCGGGTACAGAAGACCGGATCGGGTCCGCGATGATCCCCGGCACCGACACGGCGCTGGTGCTCCGCGATCGGCAGTATCCCGAGATCCGGAACGTCGACACCGGTGAGCTCGACCGCACGCTCGACCTCGAGCTTCCGAAGCCGTTCAGCACGCGTCGTCCGTTCGTCATGGTCAGCGCCGACGGGTCGATCGCCACCGTCGCGACCGACTATCTGGACCCGGATGCCGAAGACCCTTCGGCGCTGGAGGCGTTCGGATCGTGGTTCACGGTCATCGATCTGTCGTCCGGGCGGGTGGTCGGCGGCGAGCCCACACTCCTCGAGCGGTGGGTGAATACCTACGCACTCAGCCCTTCCGGTCGCTATGCGGCCTACGTCCCTGCGGATGGCGGAATCGTGGTCGTGGATGTTCCGGATGCCCGCGTGCGGTTCGAGTCGGAACTTGCCGTCGAGGCGGAGCCGGCTCGCAACTTCGCCGGGGCCGTCGGGTTTGCGGCTGACGACACCCTGCTCGTCGGGACGGCCTCGGGCGAGCTGCTGTCGGTCGACCCCGACACGTTCGAGGTCACTCGTGCCGTCACCATTCCCGAGGGCACGGCGGATCTCGAGATCGTCGCGGCCGACGATGGAGGAACGATCACGTGCGGCGCGCTCGGGGCGGTTCGGCTGGACGCGGACGGTGAGCTCGTGTGGCGACAGGAGTTCCCCGAGGGCTGCCGTCGGATCGCCCCCTCGCCCACCACGGACACCGTCTTCCTGCACGACTTCGCGACCGGGATCACCGAGCGCCGCATGGACACCGGGGCGCCGACCGGCCGGACACTCGACTACCAGATCGGAGACCCCGGCGAGATGTGGGTCCGAGAGGGCGGGGACGAGGTCCTCTTCTTCAGCGCGATGTCGCCGAGCATCGGCCGCTGGCGCCTCGATGGCGCGCTCGCATCGGGCGAGCTCGTCGCGCCGGGACTCGCGGTGAGCGCCGGCTTCGACCCCAGCGGAGAGTGGGTGCTCCTGGAGGAACCGGAGGCCCCCTTCGCCGAGACCCGCGATTACACCGTCTGGAATGTCGCTGAAGAGGAAGCCGTCCTGAGTCTGCCGGGGACCAACGCGTATTGGGCGGGAAGCGGGATCATCCGCACCGTGACCGCGGAACGCGAGAACTTCTACTACGACGTCACGACCGGTCAGTCGTGGCCGGCGCCCGTCCACGACTACGAGCGCACCGCGGAGCCGTTCACGACGGCCGAGGTCGACACGAGCCGCGCGGGTGATGTCACGTACGACATGGACTGCTGCGTCGGCGTCGTCACGGCACTCGACCCGCGAACCGGCGAGTCCTCGGGAGTCGAGTTCGCACGCCGCGGTCCGGCGCTCTTCGCCGACACCACCGAGGACGGCGGGACGGTGGTGTTCTCGGGCTATGACGACGAGAACGGCGGCTGGCAACTGTCCGTGCACGATACGAGCACCGGCGAGCTTCTCGCCGACACGTACGGCGCCGACTACTTCGCGAGCGTCGTGACGGGCGGCGACCTGATCATCACCGGATCCAGCAGCCGGCTGATCGTGCTCGACCTCGATCTGGAGCCGTTGGCAGAGCTCCGCGCCCCGTCCTCCGCGGGGATCCGCGACCTCGAGGTGTCCGCCGACGACGGGACGCTCCTGGCCACGATGGACGGCGGCGGCGTCGCAGTCTACGACCTCGACGCGGGCGTCATGCTCGGTGAGCCGCTGCCGACCGCGCGCAACCGGGTCTTCGCCGCCACCCTCGACCCATCGGGCGACTGGATGCTCGCCAGTACGAGCACGGGCGTGGTGCGCTGGTCTCTGGATCCCGCGACGTGGCTCGACCAGGTGTGCAAGGTGGCCGGCCGGAACTTCACCGAGCTCGAGTGGGACACGCACATGTCCGGCCTCGGAGAATATCGCGAGACCTGCGACGTCCCCGACGAGTAA
- a CDS encoding BTAD domain-containing putative transcriptional regulator, translated as MTIDVLGPVLVEDSTLYPRERAVLAALVVRDGVPIASEELAEAIWPDAERPATWTKQIPQSISRLRKALGADRIVTTVSGYHLDVDPDEVDARRFESLVATAREHQRDGEPGRAIDGYRRALDLWRGRPYDDIGEWPEAEAAASDLEHLRVQASEALLRARLDVGDADAVVPDAERLVRQEPLRESRWALLALALYRAGRQADALAVLRAARERLADELGVDAGREITDLETAILQHDEALETNPSTMQTRTDCPYRGLGTYQEGDAGDFFGREDEIATATRRLEATGLVIVTGASGSGKSSLVRAGVVPSLRRRGRRVLVLGPGPAITETLRDAVSAGRRTDAIVVDQFEEVLESGAEVGADVAATLAAFIRDGGKVIITVRSDFLDRCAADPSLGPLMSESVVVVSPMGDDDLRAVIEEPAARAGLRLEPGLVELMLRDAAGEAGVLPHLSHALAETWVRREGPVLTVAGYEATGGISGAIAQSADRLYSGLDSGDQELCRTTLLRLVALAPDGLPVRRRLLAAPLRDDPAHSRLFGQLAHARLVSIEDDSVVLAHESLTRAWPRFRAWVQDGAEDLTVLGHLEAGAAAWEAGGRSHDDLARGVRLQAMLDLRERVDPSLTPSEIAFVEASAAREEDEKRTLAAAAAAERRQNRRLRLAVAGVAVIAVIAVAAGGLAVRSAVGEAAAAQSARIDALANEVRALRGTDRTVAALLAAESYRRWPDDARARGMMLGLLGSDAGAVESVYIPDTQQRVGGAILPGEETALIIREEKYAEIRDVDTGQVIRSFDVDLPSTGSPRRPFVTVSEDGRIAVLVDDGEISQTGEYGSVLSVLDLEDGTMPIPRLDLERAVTTYALSPEGDHAAYVDDVHGDLVLIDLRTGELHVRESVGTGWDGSGDWQGTVAFTEDGLLHVGMIDGRLLTVDPRTLEVVSTTAVPRSYANTRMVLLADGGYLTAGHSGIARLDEDGEVMWTQEEQYGIPCIFPAVWEEQELAYCGDVDGLIEERSLATGERTGRSLDYQLGGTGELTVTDDGQLLIMSAVSPSIGRWQLTGTPRNVTDVVAPGYSLAGFDPGGEFLLIEPQGAPWPDVPYEVVDAASGETVHRFLAMVAYWVGPGILRTVTGERENYYIDVAAGTETPADPHDRDRSVGNTWAEPRTSRDGSVFFDMECCSGAVSAVDPVTHEPTGTTFEIPGPGYDASSDADASLVAFLAADDRPDAQGALWVGVFDATDGQMLAERSSPDIAAVIMTADGRVITGGNGSLLVMDEQLEPQTVLPAPPGELYQFALTEDDSILVAGTRDPAVAVYDLEAGRMLGDPIPAEHPLTGVVVDLDPSGDSMLVSMPSGVVRWSLDPDVWFDQVCRIAGRNLTAPEWDTYLSHVGAYRETCTFPTE; from the coding sequence ATGACCATCGACGTACTGGGGCCGGTGCTGGTCGAAGACTCGACGCTCTATCCGCGTGAACGTGCCGTGCTGGCGGCGCTCGTCGTTCGCGACGGCGTGCCGATCGCGTCCGAAGAGCTCGCAGAGGCGATATGGCCGGATGCCGAGCGCCCCGCCACCTGGACCAAGCAGATCCCGCAGTCGATCTCGCGGCTGCGAAAGGCGCTCGGCGCGGATCGGATCGTGACGACGGTGTCGGGCTATCACCTCGACGTCGATCCCGACGAGGTCGACGCCCGACGCTTCGAGTCCCTCGTCGCCACCGCGCGTGAGCATCAGCGCGACGGCGAACCCGGCCGCGCCATCGACGGCTACCGACGCGCTCTCGACCTCTGGCGAGGTCGCCCGTACGACGACATCGGCGAGTGGCCCGAAGCCGAGGCGGCCGCATCCGACCTCGAGCACCTGCGGGTGCAGGCATCCGAGGCGCTGCTGCGCGCACGGCTCGACGTCGGCGACGCGGATGCCGTGGTCCCCGACGCCGAGCGCCTCGTCCGCCAAGAGCCGCTCCGGGAGTCGCGCTGGGCCCTGCTGGCGCTCGCCCTCTACCGAGCCGGGCGCCAGGCGGATGCTCTGGCGGTGCTGCGGGCCGCGCGAGAACGCCTCGCGGACGAACTCGGGGTCGACGCCGGCAGGGAGATCACCGACCTCGAGACCGCGATCCTTCAGCACGACGAGGCGCTCGAGACGAACCCCAGCACGATGCAGACCCGCACGGACTGCCCGTACCGCGGCCTCGGGACCTACCAGGAGGGCGATGCCGGCGACTTCTTCGGGCGCGAGGACGAGATCGCGACGGCCACGCGCCGTCTCGAAGCGACGGGGCTCGTGATCGTGACCGGCGCCTCGGGGTCGGGCAAGTCCTCCCTCGTACGCGCCGGGGTCGTGCCGTCGCTGCGGCGTCGCGGCCGGCGTGTGCTCGTGCTCGGGCCGGGACCCGCCATCACCGAGACGCTCCGCGACGCGGTGAGTGCGGGGCGCCGCACCGACGCCATCGTGGTCGACCAGTTCGAGGAGGTCCTCGAGTCAGGCGCGGAGGTCGGCGCCGACGTCGCTGCCACTCTCGCCGCGTTCATCCGCGACGGCGGCAAGGTCATCATCACGGTGCGGTCGGACTTCCTCGACCGGTGCGCCGCCGATCCGTCACTCGGACCGCTGATGTCCGAGAGCGTCGTCGTCGTCTCACCGATGGGCGACGACGACCTGCGCGCGGTGATCGAGGAACCAGCCGCGCGTGCCGGGCTTCGCCTCGAGCCCGGGCTGGTCGAGCTGATGCTCCGCGACGCGGCGGGCGAGGCCGGTGTGCTCCCCCACCTGTCTCACGCGCTCGCCGAGACGTGGGTGCGCCGGGAGGGTCCCGTGCTCACGGTCGCCGGCTACGAGGCGACCGGTGGCATCAGCGGCGCCATCGCTCAGTCCGCCGACCGTCTGTACAGCGGCCTCGACAGCGGAGACCAGGAGCTGTGCCGCACGACGCTCCTGCGGCTCGTGGCCCTCGCCCCCGACGGTCTTCCGGTGCGACGGCGGCTGCTCGCCGCGCCGCTGCGCGACGACCCCGCCCACTCCCGGCTCTTCGGACAGCTCGCCCACGCCCGCCTCGTGAGCATCGAAGACGACTCGGTCGTCCTCGCGCACGAATCGCTCACGCGCGCCTGGCCGCGCTTCCGCGCGTGGGTGCAGGACGGCGCCGAGGATCTCACCGTCCTGGGCCACCTCGAGGCGGGGGCGGCCGCGTGGGAGGCCGGAGGGCGCAGCCACGATGACCTGGCCCGCGGCGTGCGCCTCCAGGCGATGCTCGACCTCCGCGAGCGAGTCGACCCGAGCCTGACACCTTCTGAGATCGCCTTCGTCGAGGCGTCGGCCGCCCGCGAAGAAGACGAGAAGCGCACGCTCGCCGCGGCCGCCGCCGCCGAGCGACGCCAGAATCGACGACTGCGACTGGCCGTCGCCGGGGTCGCGGTGATCGCGGTCATCGCCGTTGCCGCGGGCGGCCTGGCCGTGCGCAGCGCGGTGGGCGAAGCCGCGGCCGCCCAGAGCGCACGGATCGACGCGCTCGCGAACGAAGTCCGCGCGCTGCGTGGCACCGACCGGACGGTGGCAGCGCTGCTGGCAGCGGAGTCCTACCGACGATGGCCGGACGACGCCCGGGCACGCGGCATGATGCTCGGGTTGCTCGGGTCGGACGCCGGGGCCGTTGAGAGCGTCTACATCCCCGACACGCAGCAGCGCGTCGGGGGCGCCATTCTGCCCGGCGAGGAGACGGCGCTGATTATCCGCGAAGAGAAGTACGCCGAGATCCGCGACGTGGACACCGGTCAGGTGATCCGCTCGTTCGACGTGGACCTGCCGTCCACGGGAAGCCCGAGGCGTCCATTCGTCACCGTCTCCGAGGACGGACGGATCGCCGTCCTCGTCGACGACGGCGAGATCAGTCAGACGGGAGAGTACGGGAGCGTGCTGAGCGTCCTCGACCTGGAAGACGGCACGATGCCGATCCCCCGGCTCGATCTCGAGCGGGCCGTGACCACATACGCATTGAGCCCGGAGGGCGACCATGCCGCTTACGTCGACGACGTCCACGGCGACCTCGTGCTCATCGACTTGCGCACCGGCGAACTGCACGTGCGCGAGTCGGTCGGAACCGGCTGGGACGGAAGTGGCGACTGGCAGGGGACCGTCGCGTTCACCGAGGACGGTCTGCTCCACGTGGGCATGATCGACGGACGGCTCTTGACGGTCGATCCCCGCACGCTCGAGGTGGTGTCGACGACCGCGGTTCCGCGATCGTATGCGAACACGAGAATGGTCCTTCTCGCCGATGGCGGCTACCTCACCGCCGGGCACAGCGGCATCGCCAGGCTCGACGAAGACGGCGAGGTGATGTGGACGCAGGAGGAGCAGTACGGAATCCCGTGCATCTTTCCGGCGGTGTGGGAGGAGCAGGAGCTGGCCTACTGCGGCGACGTGGACGGACTCATCGAGGAGCGAAGCCTCGCCACCGGCGAGCGGACCGGGCGCAGCCTTGACTATCAGCTGGGCGGGACCGGAGAGCTCACTGTCACGGACGATGGCCAACTCCTCATCATGAGCGCCGTCTCTCCGAGCATCGGCCGATGGCAGCTGACCGGGACGCCCCGCAACGTGACGGACGTCGTCGCGCCCGGCTATTCGCTCGCGGGCTTCGATCCCGGCGGTGAGTTCCTCCTCATCGAGCCGCAGGGCGCACCGTGGCCCGATGTCCCCTACGAGGTCGTGGACGCCGCGAGCGGTGAGACCGTGCATCGATTCCTCGCCATGGTCGCCTATTGGGTCGGGCCGGGAATCCTGCGCACCGTGACCGGCGAGCGGGAGAACTACTACATCGACGTCGCCGCTGGGACGGAGACTCCGGCCGACCCCCACGACCGCGATAGGTCCGTCGGCAACACGTGGGCGGAGCCACGCACCAGCCGCGACGGCAGCGTGTTCTTCGACATGGAGTGCTGCTCAGGGGCCGTCTCAGCCGTCGACCCGGTGACGCACGAGCCGACGGGCACCACCTTCGAGATCCCGGGTCCGGGCTACGACGCCTCCTCCGACGCCGACGCGTCCCTCGTCGCGTTCCTCGCTGCCGATGACCGGCCGGACGCGCAGGGTGCTCTCTGGGTCGGCGTCTTCGATGCGACGGACGGCCAGATGCTGGCCGAACGGTCCTCACCCGACATCGCGGCCGTCATCATGACCGCAGACGGGCGGGTGATCACCGGAGGAAACGGATCGCTTCTCGTGATGGATGAACAGCTCGAGCCCCAGACGGTTCTGCCCGCGCCGCCCGGCGAGCTGTATCAGTTCGCATTGACGGAGGACGATTCGATCCTCGTGGCGGGAACGCGCGACCCGGCCGTCGCCGTCTACGACCTCGAGGCGGGTCGGATGCTCGGCGACCCGATCCCGGCCGAGCATCCGCTGACCGGCGTGGTGGTCGACCTCGACCCGTCGGGGGACTCCATGCTCGTCAGTATGCCGTCGGGAGTCGTCCGCTGGAGCCTGGACCCGGACGTCTGGTTCGATCAGGTCTGCCGCATCGCCGGGCGCAACCTCACCGCCCCCGAGTGGGACACGTACCTGTCCCACGTCGGTGCCTACCGCGAGACCTGCACGTTCCCGACCGAATAA